The Bacteroidales bacterium genome window below encodes:
- a CDS encoding DegT/DnrJ/EryC1/StrS family aminotransferase yields the protein MNNDKIYVTRPFLPPLEEFNEYLKEIWASGQLTNNGPFHQQLENELCAYLGVKYISLFANGTLALITALQALDIKGEVITTPYSFVATAHALVWNGIMPVFTDIDPVYGNLDTKKIEEAITEKTSAILPVHVYGHPCNHSEIERIAKKHGLKLIYDAAHAFGVRQNGSSILNYGDLSVLSFHATKVFTTLEGGAIVCHTPEMKQHIDNLKNFGFRNYEVISLGINAKMNEVQAAMGLLQLKYVEASIEKRKSLSSCYFEHLSNINGLRLLTPLDDVRYNYSYFPVFIDEEKYGKSRDALFEELIKHNIYGRRYFYPLISHCPPYKELESAQQGIMPVAEKIAEQVICLPIFQDLDTEKVKFICEIINGFHTEG from the coding sequence ATGAACAACGATAAAATTTATGTAACACGGCCTTTTCTTCCTCCTCTGGAAGAATTCAATGAGTACCTGAAAGAAATCTGGGCGAGCGGCCAGCTGACCAATAACGGGCCATTTCACCAGCAGCTCGAAAATGAGTTATGCGCCTACCTGGGCGTAAAATATATTTCCCTTTTTGCCAACGGCACACTGGCATTGATAACAGCACTGCAGGCGCTGGATATCAAAGGCGAAGTGATCACCACGCCGTATAGCTTTGTGGCAACGGCACACGCCCTGGTTTGGAACGGTATTATGCCTGTTTTTACTGATATTGACCCGGTTTATGGAAATTTAGACACAAAAAAAATTGAAGAAGCAATAACTGAAAAAACCAGTGCTATTCTACCTGTGCATGTTTATGGGCATCCCTGCAATCATTCTGAAATCGAAAGGATAGCAAAAAAACACGGACTGAAACTGATATATGATGCCGCCCATGCTTTTGGGGTGAGGCAAAACGGCAGCAGCATTCTGAACTATGGCGACCTGTCTGTTTTGAGTTTTCATGCCACCAAGGTTTTTACTACTTTAGAGGGAGGCGCTATTGTTTGCCATACCCCCGAAATGAAACAACATATCGACAACCTGAAAAATTTCGGATTCCGCAACTATGAAGTCATATCGTTGGGGATAAATGCCAAAATGAACGAAGTACAAGCGGCCATGGGATTACTGCAGCTTAAATATGTTGAGGCTTCCATCGAAAAAAGAAAATCCCTGAGCTCATGTTATTTCGAACACCTGAGCAATATAAATGGCTTGCGCCTGTTAACACCTTTAGATGATGTGCGATATAATTATTCGTATTTCCCTGTTTTTATTGACGAAGAAAAATATGGAAAAAGCAGGGATGCTCTTTTTGAGGAATTAATAAAGCACAATATTTATGGAAGACGGTATTTTTATCCTCTGATAAGCCATTGCCCCCCATATAAAGAGCTTGAGTCAGCACAACAAGGGATAATGCCCGTGGCTGAAAAAATAGCAGAACAAGTGATATGTTTACCCATTTTCCAAGACCTTGATACGGAAAAGGTAAAGTTTATCTGTGAAATAATTAATGGTTTCCATACAGAAGGATAA
- a CDS encoding fibrobacter succinogenes major paralogous domain-containing protein, whose translation MTQILLLIKRIINKIKRNWKHIAFNFRSAYLYLIHKKGTVQDNENRTYTTIIIGKQEWMAENLCVSHFSNGDLIKFIDNDDDWQLAGQQGVPAWSFYKDDPASEKKFGKLYNWHAVNDRRDLAPEGWQIPSDDEWIVMISFLGGEEIAGKKLKSRIGWKNQGDGSNISGFNALPGGYRDPEGWFGNGGFGRWWSSSEASHEKAWRYRLGFNTDNINRFDGPKGYGFSIRCIKKSL comes from the coding sequence ATGACACAGATATTGTTACTGATAAAAAGAATCATCAACAAAATCAAACGAAACTGGAAACATATTGCGTTTAATTTCAGAAGTGCTTATTTGTATCTTATACATAAAAAGGGCACAGTTCAGGATAATGAAAACAGAACCTATACAACAATCATTATTGGCAAACAGGAGTGGATGGCCGAAAACCTTTGTGTGAGCCATTTCAGCAACGGCGATTTAATAAAATTCATTGACAATGATGATGACTGGCAGCTTGCTGGCCAACAAGGTGTACCCGCATGGAGTTTTTATAAAGACGACCCTGCTTCAGAAAAAAAATTCGGGAAACTTTATAACTGGCATGCGGTTAATGATAGGCGCGACCTGGCACCTGAAGGCTGGCAAATACCTTCCGATGATGAATGGATTGTCATGATATCTTTTCTGGGCGGAGAAGAAATTGCCGGTAAAAAACTGAAAAGCCGTATAGGATGGAAAAACCAGGGGGATGGCTCAAACATCAGTGGATTTAACGCTTTACCAGGCGGATACAGGGACCCTGAAGGATGGTTTGGCAATGGGGGGTTTGGGCGCTGGTGGTCATCTTCAGAAGCATCCCACGAAAAAGCATGGCGTTACCGATTGGGTTTTAATACTGACAATATCAACCGTTTTGATGGCCCCAAGGGATATGGATTTTCCATACGCTGTATAAAAAAATCGTTGTAA
- a CDS encoding acetyltransferase, whose protein sequence is MKNLILIGARGYGRVIYNLAISCKGYNTEYIIKGFLDDKRDALDGFAGYPPVIASVEDYQIQQDDVFVCALGDVAEKKKYSEIILNKGGEFISLIHPTANVSSNSVYGKGCLISFNAFISADVTIGDFVTVQPFTMVGHNSVVGNWCHLDTHMFLGGYVQLGNEVTIHTGAIVHPHKKVGYGATVGAGAVVLRNVKENTTVFGNPAMRLKTE, encoded by the coding sequence ATGAAAAATTTAATACTTATCGGCGCCCGGGGTTATGGACGGGTCATTTATAATCTGGCAATATCTTGCAAAGGATATAATACCGAATATATAATCAAAGGTTTTTTGGATGATAAACGGGATGCACTGGATGGATTTGCCGGTTATCCCCCGGTCATTGCTTCTGTTGAGGATTACCAGATACAGCAGGATGATGTTTTTGTTTGTGCGCTGGGCGATGTTGCGGAAAAAAAGAAATACTCCGAAATAATCCTGAATAAAGGCGGGGAGTTTATCAGCCTGATTCATCCCACGGCAAATGTAAGTTCTAATTCAGTCTATGGAAAAGGGTGTTTGATTAGTTTTAATGCATTTATTTCTGCAGATGTTACTATAGGCGACTTTGTTACCGTTCAGCCATTTACCATGGTAGGCCATAATTCTGTGGTCGGGAACTGGTGTCATCTCGACACCCATATGTTCCTTGGGGGTTATGTTCAATTGGGGAATGAAGTTACCATTCATACGGGCGCCATTGTGCATCCACACAAAAAAGTTGGATACGGAGCTACTGTGGGTGCTGGCGCTGTAGTACTCAGAAATGTTAAAGAAAACACTACTGTTTTTGGAAATCCGGCTATGAGATTAAAAACAGAATAA
- a CDS encoding acyl carrier protein: MEINEFVKNFAEQFDDTDMSVFKADTAFRSIEEWSSLIALNIISMVDDEYNIQIKADDIRSSSTIEDLFNIVKAKMQ; the protein is encoded by the coding sequence ATGGAAATTAATGAATTTGTAAAGAATTTTGCAGAGCAGTTTGACGACACTGATATGTCTGTATTTAAAGCCGACACTGCTTTCCGAAGTATTGAAGAGTGGTCTTCTTTAATTGCATTAAATATCATTTCCATGGTGGATGATGAATATAATATTCAGATTAAAGCCGATGACATTCGGAGTTCTAGCACCATTGAAGACCTTTTCAATATTGTAAAAGCAAAAATGCAGTAA